The following DNA comes from Paenibacillus crassostreae.
ATAGAGGGGAATATCCCCTTCGGTAATCTGCCATATATCGCGACAGCTTACTTTCTATTCCATGGATGACATCTTTCATTTCAGTATGAATAATCGCACTCAAAAAAGAATGAAGCACATTAGCTCCAGCTTCTTCCTTCGTCTCTGAGCCTAGGAATGCAGGCACACCAAAGGCAAGAGGTGGGATAGAGGCAGCCAGTTGTAAGAAGCGTTCCACTTCGCGTTTGTCTTTCAAACTAGGTAGCCAACGAGCCGTTACAACTTGTTCGCTGCTACGTCTGCGTGATCCTGTTGTAACCAGTGGCGCAGTCCCTGGTGCAACCCGGCCTCGTAGCATAAGCTCCAATGCGAAATGTGCCACTTTTACCCAATAACTCATCTCTGCTCCTGGCTGTATTCCTTGGGATAGATACCTCTCTTCATCCCATGCAAGAAGCATCATAAATGCATCTTGTGGAGAAAGTGCAAGACCCTCTAATGTCCTACCCATTAATTGGCGTCTTTCACCACGTCTGTTGTTAACTCTGGTACTTGAGGTTGGAGAAGGGTACCGAAGTTCTGCCAGGCGAAGTACTCCCTGAGCAAATGGTCGAGTTCCATTATTCCATTCAAACTGCTTAACTACCCGGCTCCATGCATCCACCCTAGGTTCGGACACCTCACCGGAAAAACAAAAAAATACATCGCCTAACCATACGCCATATAGCGGTTGATTCATCGTTGTCTCCTGTCGTTTCACTGCTCACATATTTTTATTGCAACTTACCTAGAATCAATTTCATAATCGCCTATGTAGCTGGTTTGCATAATTATGAAATTGATTCCTATTTAACTTATAATGTGAAAAAAACCCACCTAAAGCTTACTCTCCAAAGGTAGGTTTATGATCGTAGCAAGCATAAACGCCTTCGGCGTCCTTATAAGGACGGTAAGTGTTTAAGCGAGAAATATAAGATATAAAGTATAGCGTAAAACTTATACTTTCTTATATTTGTACAAAATCAGCAATTTCTTTATCATAAATCATGACATTAAACTCCATTTACCACTGTACATCATACCATACGTTCTGAACCAATAACAACCAAACGTGAATAGTAATCAACTATCGTAAATCCAAATTCAAGAAGAATCGATGAATACTATTCTAGCCAATATGGGCATAGCTTATGTTAGTGGTTGTACTAAATTCAACAAAGCTAAACTAACTAATATAGATAGAGGAGGCATCTAGCCTTGTCGAAACATAACTTTTATATGTGGATAACCCTCGTCTCATTTATAATCATGTTAATCGTCAACTGTCTTGCAAATACCACACTTCTTGGTGGGAGAACCACTGGAGAAATATCCAATATGTATCCTACGTACATGACACCTGCTGGATATGCTTTCACGATCTGGATCGTCATCTATATCCTTCTTGCAGGATTCATATACTACCTGTTCAGACAAAATAATATCGGACGCAAATCCATATCATCCATTGGAATTGTGTTCACACTTAGCAATATCATCAATATCTTATGGCTCTTATTATGGCAGTACCTCTATATTGAATTGTCAGTTGTAGCTATGTTGTTGCTCTTACTAACACTAATTCACTTGTATCGGCGTACGATGCAGATCACTAACCTTACCATAATTGAACAATGGATAGTCAAACTACCATTCAGTCTCTATTTAGGTTGGATTAGTATTGCTACCATCTTGAATATTGCTATCGTACTCTCGAAGAATGAATGGGGAGTATTCGATCTAGAAGAACGAACCTGGGCTGTCCTTATGCTCTGTATCGGAGGTGTTGTCGCCTTATTATCTAGCTACCCTTATCGCGATAGCGTAATCCCGCTTGTTTACATCTGGGCATATATTGCCATTGCCTTAAAGCAAAGGAACGATGAACAAGTTTTCCTAGCAGCCTCTATCCTGATCGTCATTCTATTCGTTTACTCGATGTGGTTGTTCCTGATCCGCAATCGAGATCGTGATTAAGTGGATACGCAAAATGGACTGTACGGTGAATCCCATACAATCCATTTTGTGAGAATCAAT
Coding sequences within:
- a CDS encoding tryptophan-rich sensory protein, which translates into the protein MSKHNFYMWITLVSFIIMLIVNCLANTTLLGGRTTGEISNMYPTYMTPAGYAFTIWIVIYILLAGFIYYLFRQNNIGRKSISSIGIVFTLSNIINILWLLLWQYLYIELSVVAMLLLLLTLIHLYRRTMQITNLTIIEQWIVKLPFSLYLGWISIATILNIAIVLSKNEWGVFDLEERTWAVLMLCIGGVVALLSSYPYRDSVIPLVYIWAYIAIALKQRNDEQVFLAASILIVILFVYSMWLFLIRNRDRD